The following is a genomic window from Prunus persica cultivar Lovell chromosome G7, Prunus_persica_NCBIv2, whole genome shotgun sequence.
gagaagtttgtggcatgggaggtgagcattcatgagtttagcatgagagagCGAAAGAGCTGCGatttcctatgagaaacaggGATTCTAAGGCAAGGGGAAGGGTTTCTAAGAGGGTtcgttgaagagagagaaagagaaaggaataACAATGGGTGTGTTGAGTAGTTTCCGGTAGCTTGACTAAAGCTCTGTCAAGCTCTGGAATGATTTACCAGATgagaaaatagaagaagatAGAAGAATGGGGCTCGAAATTGCAGAGGTTTAAGCGATGagagatgaagcttgctctTTAGATGTGTGTTTAtggaaagagaggaagaagatggaagcATGGGTGGCTTTAACAGATTTTCAGCAGCTTGACAAAAGCTTTGTCAGGCTCCTGGGTGGCTTgacagaagagaaaatgggaagcaatggaagaacatggcttgaaattgaagggttcTAGAGATGAGAGGTGATGCTTGCTCTCCCTCTAGATATGGTTGCTTGCCTTCGATGAGTtttgggagagagaggaagaagatggaagaacaAGGCATGAAATTGAAAGGTAGAGGGGATGCTTGCCTTTGATCGGTCGTTTTTGCTAGGTAGAAAGTGGCTCCTTTTATAGGCGCTGGAAACCTTAATTTTGTCAAGCCTCCCTCccctttttcttcactttcttccatttaATCTTCTTTGGTGAAATTTCCCTAGCCTAAACCCATAGGCACGCAGCTTTTTGGGGTTCCACGGTCCTCAGGCAGCTGGACTCCTCCATGTGCTAGTTAAAAAGGTGATCAGCACATgggtttgcttggttttgaTAGTTTGGCTTCGATTTGGTTTTAACAGAGATGCTGGATATTTTATAAGGTGCTGGGCTGGGCTATTTTGTTTCCAGCGACTTGTGAGTTCTTTTTGATTTCGTCAAGCTGCTAGAAGCTTTGGCTGATGTGGGATTTTTTATGGGCTATGGCTATTGAATATTTTTCTAAGATGTTTGAGCCTTTTCTTAAGGTTATGGGCTATTAGGTTTTCTCTCATACTTACCTAAATGTTTGGGTTCAAagaatgggcttgagttttggtgctcccaagtagcccaaaacttccactcTTTGGACCATCAATGAGTCTCGTGAATACTCGTAACTATTCATACCACAACCCGCTCAGTAAGCCCCAGACATTCACGTgacttgggcccacttaaacTTGTAGCGTGACgtgttgcttatttgcttggcgtggcacGTGTGCAGGCGTATATAACAAACTCTTGCTAACCCAAGTTGAGTTTCTTCCCAAATTAAGTGTCGTCCTGTGctagaaatatatttgggccTTAACACAAGTTTAGGGGGAACCCTTAATCCTTATTTATAATCTCAGCTATTCATCGCATATTATATTACATATTTGATCGGGCCTCAGCAAGCCTAAATAAGCAGGACCGGGCCATTTTTTGGCTCAATGGGGTCTTAGACATGTGAGCTTGAGCCATCTGCCATCCTCAGCCCAAAAGAATTATTCGATAACATCAAGAACCAACAAACCAATCTCCAACAAACCAATCTCCAGTCGATTACACCAaagtttttcttcttgctcattttagtttcaattttgcaTATTATTTCGTCAcatattatttttagtttctctTTCCCTCCCTGTAATGTCTATGTGATCATTAGTTAACCTCAAAATTAATCAATGGGTtctactgctgctgctgctgctgtgaATATGGCGTCGTTGATTACTGCCATCCCTGTTTCTTCgacaaaattgaatttcaatgaCAAATTTACATCTGCGTTTCATTTCGAACGAGCTAGGGCCATCACCAAAATCACTGCCATCTCTCCCAACGGCTCTGCTTCTCGTTCTTCTTCACATGGGGTTAGCTTCTGTCTCTTGCCCTTCTCTTTTCGTgcatattcttttattttcctgGAATTTCTGTTTTGAGTTGTTGATTCATTGGAGAAAGTAGGAGTGTATTGGTTGCTCATCGAATTGGCATCCCTAGgagtttctttaatttctctcacttttgcatttttgtgggttgaccttttttttttctttttttttttggttgagcaaataaccttttatttttgttggattttACTGTTGATAAAGATTTACAGAACCTGAAGATCAAAGATAATGAATTTAGAAGGAGCAATATAACCAATCAAAGTACACATGGGCATGTGCTTAACGCAAGTATCTGTTGATTTTCTggttctttttggtttttaattcCTTCTTGTTGACATTCAGTATGAATTAATTTAGTTCTTCAAATTGCTAATGCTATCTAGAGTTCCATTTCTCAGTGTGTGCATGATTGTGCATGCAGCTGTGTGTCCTTATGTACACATTGAGGATAGATTGAagacttatttatttttgtaactAATTGAGATTTGAAGTATCCTGTAATCATACATTCTTCCGTAAAAGTATATGATGAGTCTAAATCTCTTTCAACATTTATTTGGTGCTATAGGCTGAGTGCTCGGCTGGGGATGTGGATAAACGAAGAAATAGTCTTGAATCTCTGTTTTGTTATGATATGGCCGTACCAGAAGAGAGAATTGAGAAGCCTATTGGGATATCTTTGGCCGAGAAAGTCATTGGAAATAAGCCCCGATGCATTGATTGTGAAGCCAAAGGTGCCATCCTTTGCACCACTTGTTCTGGTTCAGGCCTGTATGTTGATTCAATATTGGAGAGCCAGGGCATTATTGTCAAAGTCCGCTGCCTAGGTAAATAACTTTTCTTCCTCAAAAAGATGAGTTTTACAGACACATGTGCAAGCACGTTGGACATTCTTGCACTCCCATTTATAATTTGACTTCTAGCAAGTATAAGTTGCAATTTGTTTTGCTTAGTATGGTCTNNNNNNNNNNNNNNNNNNNNNNNNNNNNNNNNNNNNNNNNNNNNNNNNNNNNNNNNNNNNNNNNNNNNNNNNNNNNNNNNNNNNNNNNNNNNNNNNNNNNGGTAACGACAGCCGTGGCTGGGGGGGGTGTGTTTGTGTGGTTTAACCTTACCACCTTCTGACTAAAGAGCCAAGGACAAGttagttgtttgtttttgtcaatTCTTGTTCATAACAGACAACTAATTTTCTATAGAAGGTAGGATCAGTAGTAACATCTTGTCATTTTTTCATGTTATTGTGTATTATATATACTTAGGCTCTATCATTCTCTTCCAAATTTCTCCCCGAAGTGAGGTCAAACGGAGAAAGATCACAACTTTGTCTTCATGGATTGTTACTATGTTTGAAATGAGTTATGCATAATATCGTAATTTGAAGGCCAAGCAGTCTTGAGCTAGAATGGATGTTCTCCACAAGTTATTGAATTCTAGGTATCTATAGGTaggttcagaatttttttgaattttggtagACTCTTTTCTTATGTGATTGTTTGATTTGGATGAGTGAAATTTTATAGTTGATGATAGCCGTTtaagaagaaagagatggcCCCACTTGATTGTCAATAATACATAGTATTGATTATATAAGACGAATGATAATATGCTAATGCTATAATTATTTCATGTAGGTTGTGGGGGAACCGGTAACATTATGTGTTCAGAATGCGGTGGCCGTGGCCATTTAGGATGATCTACTGGTTCGCTTATCTTCTTTCCTTGGATTTGTTGCATGTGCAAGTAACTTGTATCATAGACATAAAGCCTTCTCGTATTCTTTGGTTCATGGTGGCTGATTCTAC
Proteins encoded in this region:
- the LOC18770850 gene encoding uncharacterized protein LOC18770850, which encodes MGSTAAAAAVNMASLITAIPVSSTKLNFNDKFTSAFHFERARAITKITAISPNGSASRSSSHGAECSAGDVDKRRNSLESLFCYDMAVPEERIEKPIGISLAEKVIGNKPRCIDCEAKGAILCTTCSGSGLYVDSILESQGIIVKVRCLGCGGTGNIMCSECGGRGHLG